A section of the Spirosoma pollinicola genome encodes:
- a CDS encoding recombinase family protein translates to MVKYVAYYRVSTQKQGRSGLGLDAQKAGIHAFCGEQLIGDFIEIESGGKTSRKELAKAIELCQKENAKLIAYRLDRVLRNLEILVALRLNKVMFTALDCLNDSDMIINIKAALAEDELRKISERTRAALHQKKARGFTLGKPDNFCAEGRQKGTGVGKHAARNHPANQQAAELIRLYQRDKMTLRAIAQQLNNTGFRTRTGKLFQAESVRRLMSKALVRQQ, encoded by the coding sequence ATGGTAAAATACGTAGCCTACTACCGGGTATCGACCCAAAAGCAGGGGAGAAGCGGACTAGGACTCGATGCCCAGAAAGCAGGTATCCACGCCTTTTGTGGTGAGCAGTTGATCGGCGACTTTATCGAAATTGAATCCGGTGGAAAAACCAGCCGGAAGGAGCTGGCCAAAGCCATTGAACTCTGTCAGAAAGAAAATGCAAAGTTGATTGCCTACCGGCTAGACCGGGTGTTGCGGAATCTGGAAATTCTGGTTGCCTTGCGGCTGAATAAAGTCATGTTCACGGCCCTCGATTGTCTGAACGACTCTGACATGATTATTAACATCAAAGCCGCCTTAGCCGAGGATGAGTTACGCAAGATCTCCGAACGAACAAGGGCCGCTTTACACCAAAAGAAAGCCCGTGGTTTCACCTTGGGTAAGCCTGACAATTTCTGTGCTGAAGGTCGCCAAAAAGGAACGGGTGTTGGCAAACATGCGGCCCGAAATCACCCCGCTAACCAACAAGCCGCCGAGCTAATCCGCCTCTACCAGCGCGATAAAATGACGCTCAGGGCGATTGCCCAACAACTCAACAACACGGGCTTTCGGACCCGAACCGGTAAATTATTCCAAGCCGAATCCGTACGACGATTGATGAGTAAAGCACTTGTGCGCCAGCAATAG
- a CDS encoding transposase gives MVKRRVFDEAFKEMAVELSYVKGSIQEAARELDIDPGRISKWRQRHKKNDQTLPANTTLTDEQQQIRRLQRELRESFEKL, from the coding sequence ATGGTTAAACGACGTGTGTTTGACGAAGCATTCAAGGAAATGGCTGTCGAGCTGTCTTATGTAAAAGGATCAATTCAAGAAGCCGCCCGCGAATTGGACATCGATCCAGGACGAATCAGCAAATGGAGACAACGCCACAAAAAAAACGATCAAACGTTGCCTGCCAATACCACACTTACTGACGAACAGCAACAGATCAGAAGGTTGCAACGAGAGCTTCGCGAGAGCTTCGAGAAGCTCTAG
- a CDS encoding jacalin-like lectin, with translation METISQPIPAELFTRANPGETNDWPDYPSGPYYTPEYVVGGFGGSKFLSSEALNGLLVKRVEVWYDSKALKGVRLTYTDDSSTQAGQQKNEYAKLDINPGEIITSLKLWGNGVGTRTGRVEMTTNTGKTLAAGKDVSGQNTYVAPTGSGILVGYTGRGGQEIDMLGFIFFDNVSSVQLGDVHYSGAPEKGSAAGINVVALQQASFGPFNTETNWRFANAVTRTSSQSWTKSSTVKYYALVTVKADIFGIGGEATAGWERTTGSESSTEVTTEISLSWDTGGVLPAEYLVNALATVSQGQLDLPYSGQLTISFNSGNQVSVPVKGLYTNVVYGRSQAKGTLIPPSN, from the coding sequence ATGGAAACTATCTCACAACCGATTCCCGCGGAACTCTTCACTAGGGCTAACCCCGGCGAAACTAATGACTGGCCTGATTACCCCTCGGGGCCCTATTATACACCTGAATATGTAGTGGGGGGATTTGGGGGTAGCAAATTTCTATCGAGTGAGGCTCTCAACGGTCTACTTGTCAAACGAGTTGAAGTATGGTATGATTCAAAAGCGTTGAAAGGCGTTCGACTTACGTATACCGATGACTCGTCCACTCAAGCGGGTCAACAAAAAAATGAGTACGCCAAACTTGATATCAATCCAGGCGAAATCATTACCTCGTTGAAGCTCTGGGGAAATGGAGTGGGAACCCGAACGGGCCGCGTCGAGATGACAACTAACACGGGTAAAACGTTGGCCGCCGGAAAAGATGTATCGGGACAAAATACTTATGTGGCACCCACCGGCTCGGGGATTCTAGTGGGCTATACGGGCCGCGGCGGCCAGGAAATTGACATGCTTGGCTTCATCTTTTTTGATAACGTTTCCTCGGTTCAATTAGGGGATGTACACTATAGCGGAGCTCCTGAAAAAGGCAGCGCGGCGGGCATCAACGTGGTGGCCTTACAGCAGGCCTCATTCGGTCCTTTTAATACGGAGACTAACTGGCGCTTTGCCAACGCCGTAACCCGGACGAGTTCACAATCATGGACCAAGTCATCCACCGTGAAGTATTACGCCTTGGTGACAGTAAAGGCGGATATTTTCGGCATTGGTGGCGAAGCGACCGCTGGTTGGGAGCGAACGACAGGCAGTGAGTCCTCGACAGAGGTAACGACCGAAATAAGCTTGAGCTGGGATACAGGCGGCGTGTTACCAGCGGAGTACCTTGTTAATGCCTTAGCTACGGTCAGTCAAGGCCAATTAGATTTGCCCTACTCGGGTCAATTAACCATCAGTTTCAACAGTGGGAATCAAGTGAGTGTCCCCGTAAAGGGGTTGTACACCAACGTGGTTTATGGCCGAAGCCAAGCCAAAGGCACACTGATACCCCCATCGAACTAG